The DNA segment aggtagtttattcactttccatgtaagagtagtttatttactttccatgtaagagtagtttatttaattcccatgtaagagtttattcactttccatgtaagggaaattccattccggaattgtctcatatccgtaggctatttatttatgctttcattcattgtaaaggaaggtatcacagaatgaattgaggtgttcctccatattttgtcttcaaattccttcatatttttcttcaaattcttcatggtatcagagcaggtttaatcctgtctcatcgtcttcatctttAGTCAGTTTTTACTCAATTCTATTCTTCTAATTTATGCCTAAATACGGTCCAGCCTTTGGAATGGCTACCAACTCATCATCCTCTACTTCTGATATCATcatctcatcgtcttcatcctCTCATCTTCCAATCACAGCCCATAAACTGAATGGGCAAAATTATTTGCAATGGTCTCAGTCCATATTAATGTTTATACGGGGAAAGGAGAAAGATGACTACATCACCGGAGCTTCGGCGGCACCAGAAACCACAGCATCAACCTACAAAAAGTGGATAGCAGAAAATAATATGGTCATGTCCTGGCTAGTCAACTCTATGACCGCTGACattggtgaaaattttctgTCATTTGATACTGCCAAAGAAATCTGGGACACTGCAAAAGAAACTTTCTCAGACAAGGAAAACACATCTGAAATCATCCAGATTGAAGGCATCCTCCACGATTTGCGTCAAGGAAACCTTACGGTAACTGAATATTTCAATACTCTTACTCGTCTATGGCGTCAACTTGATACGTTTGAGGTTCATAATTGGAATTGTGTTACAGAtggttttttgtataaaaagatTGTCGAAGGGAAACgtgtgtttaaatttttgttaggtttgaaCAAAAATCTTAATGAAATTAGAGGAAGAATCATGGGAGTAAAACCCCTACCTAGCCTCAGAGAGGCATTCTCTGAAGTCCGTCGCGAAGAAATTCggaaaaatctcatgatggGATCCCATCAACAACTGAATATGGCAGAAAGCTCGGCTCTTAAGACTCAATTCGCTCCTTTTGACAACCgtcaaaaaattaaaggaggTAGACCTTGGTGTGATCATTGCAGAAAGTCGGGACACTCAAGAGAAACTTGCTGGAAGATTCATGGAAAGCCAATAGATTGGAAGCCACGTCAACCACTTGAGAAAGAAGGACGAGGCAATCATGTGGCTACCGATGAACAATCGCCACAACCTGAAGCTAGCCCTTTTAATAAGGAGCAAATGGAGATGCTTCAGAAACTACTGTCTCCTCTTCTGTCAGTACAGTCACAAACTAGCTCATCTTCCAACCAGGTCATTGGTTCCGGAACCTTGGCtcacaaaggtaattttttgagtgccttcactgctggtaagaaacgtaaaaaaccttggatagtggactcaggagcatctgatcatatgacgggagatgcgacaatttttgatacatatagctcatgtccaaataatttaacagtCCGAATAGCAGATGGTTCACTATCAAAGGTTGCCGGAACAGGTTCAGCTGTGCTATCAAGGGATCTTACTCTCAACTCTGTTCTCCTTGTTCCTAACTTGGACTGTAATCTATTGTCAATTAGTAAACTCACTAAGGAAAAGAGgtgtattactaatttttcctccactcattgtgaatttcaggatttggattcggggaagacgattggcaatgctgaggaatgctctggactctacatccttaaggagcgccacgatccacaagaacaacctcaaatgacagttggtagtaattctttttcggtttcatgtcaaaataacgatagtgcaattaggttgtggcactatcgcttaggtcatccaaatgttatgtatctcaagcatttatttccttcattatttaataaaaatccacaatcctttgagtgtgaaatctatcaattatcaaagcaagtccggtctcattttcccattcaaccctataaagagtctagtccattctcaatgattcatagcgatatctggggtccgtcaagaataaaaaatgtaactggtactaggtggtttgtctcattcatagatgatcacactagattaacttgggtattcctcatgaaataaaaatctgaaacgagtcaaattttcaaaaattttaaaaatatgattcagacccaattccagtcaaaaatacaaattctaaagtctgataatgctagggattatttcaactccattctaggagaatttctagtacaagaagggatagttcacttaagttcatgtgttgataccccacaacaaaacggaatcgctgaaaggaaaaataggcatttgttagaggtggctagatcactaatgttctccatgaatgttccaaaattattctgggggcaagctgtccttacggcaacctacctcatcaataggatgccgtctagggtactaaaattccaaacaccttgtcaaactctcctaaaatcctttccgacaactcgtctcatctccaccgtcccacccaaaattttcgggtgctctgtctttgttcatatcaatcaacaacatagaagtaaacttgatcctaggtcactcaagtgcatctttcttgggtattcttcaaatcaaaaagggtataagtgttatTTTCCGGTcacaagaaaattctacaattcaatggatgtcaccttttttgaaacccagccttactatcccaaaaacgatattcagggggagaattcaactcaggaatatcaattttgggatcttgagtcattcagtgagtcacccatcaccactgaaaatcacattcctctagagtcatttaatcaacccgagtccattgttgacttgtgggataaggagcacatccaagaggaaacggaggaaagagcactttctcaacaaacccatgaggcagaaccgggtcctaatccaagcaaacttccaggtaacaacgctcctgatggtactgttgattctgagttaaaaaatgatattcttaatatgcccatagcttggaggaaaggagttagatcatgcactcagcatcccattggaaattttatttcttatgataagctatcacctacgtttcgtgcattcacttctagcatcacagagatacaagttcctcagaatattcatgaagctttcaagtatcctaagtggaaggcggcagtcgatgaggaagttcgggcgctggaaaagaatggtacgtgggaaattactgacctcccaagaggtaagaaaccagttgggtgtaagtggattttcacagtaaagtacaaggcagatggtaatgtggacaggtataaggctcggttggtcgccaaaggattcacccaatcctatggcattgactatcaagaaacttttgctccagttgccaagctcaatactgttcgtgtacttttatccttggcagctaatctcgattggtcgcttcaccaacttgatgtgaagaatgcattcctcaatggtgacttagaggaagaagtttacatggacattcctgctggacttgagacgacatcaaatttcaacaaggtttgcagactccgaaaatccttgtatggtctcaaacaatctcccagggcctggtttgaacggttcactaaggtagtgaaaAGGTACGGATTCGTTTAATGTCAATccgatcacacattatttgtgaaacacttcccagaagggaaactggcaattatcattgtatatgtggacgacataattttgacaggtgatcatgaagagaaaattgacttacttaaaaaattactgacaaaggaatttgagatcaaggatcttggaaacctcaagtactttctcggaatggagattgctaggtcaaagaaaggtatagcagtctcacaacgcaaatacgttctggacttattgaatgaaacaggaatgctaggatgcaagccggcagaaacacctatggatacaactgtcaaactggaagaaagtgatggaagtgcgccagttgataaaggaagatatcaacgtcttgtggggaaactcatctatctttctcatacaaggccagacatcggcttctccgttagtgtggtaagtcaattcatgaataatccaaccgaaaaacacatgactgctgtgatcagaatattgagatacctcAAGATGACACCGGGAAAAGGCCTCTTctttcaaagaacaacaaagaaagagattgaaattttttcagatgcagattgggcaggttcagtgactgatcggagatcaacttcaggctattgttcatttgtctgggggaacttggttacatggcgaagcaagaaacagtcagtggtagcccgtagcagtgctgaggcagaatttcgtgctatggcacaaggtatctgcgagggaatctggttgaacaggctgttagaagaattacgggttccattaaagcatcccatggtgttatactgcgacaatcaagctgccatcagtatcgctaagaatccggttcatcatgatcgaactaagcacgtagagatagatcgacactttatcaaggaaaagattgaagaaggagttttcaaagtcagctacactccgacaaactgtcaaacggctgacattctcacaaaagctcttgctcgagttaacttcgaagatctgacagaaaaacttggaatgatcaacatctacaacgcggcttgagggggagtgttggaaatcaagccagcatcctctgtttacttccctaattagtgtaatgtacagcctttattataattgatttaggaataattctagcaaggtagtttattcactttccatgtaagagtagtttatttactttccatgtaagagtagtttatttaattcccatgtaagagtttattcactttccatgtaagggaaattccattccggaattgtctcatatccgtaggctatttatttatgctttcattcattgtaaaggaaggtatcacagaatgaattgaggtgttcctccatattttgtcttcaaattccttcatatttttcttcaaattcttcacttTCCGTTTCTTCTAGTGCACTCTTGGTCACTTAAGCTTCTTTCTTTAGCTACCTTATGCAATGACTCTTTAGCATCATCCAACTTTAAAGTTACTGTTTTCACAAAAACAAGATCTCAAGCCCTAGTGTTTTCCACCCAATATATCAGCACTCCATGGTTTAGCATCAGTACTTGCAAGTTCAACATGTAGCTTTTCAACTTCACATGCCATCGAGACCAAATTCTTCTCCATTGCCTGTCTCTGTTCCATCAACTCAATGTTACCCTTCTTTTCATAGTCAACAGCAGTCTTAGCACGCATAAGCTCCTAGTGCAAACCCCCAACCTCAGCCCTAATGTTATTGAACTTCTGAATTTCAGAACGGAGTTGAACCGCCTCATTTTTCATGGGCTCCGTTGCCCGCAGATCAGCTTCAAGCTTCAAACCTTTCTCAATAAGCTTCCTAGAATTGGATCTGTACCATTTGAGATTCCGAAAACAGTTTCCTCTGATTATGGGTGAGTTTGTATGGGATTAAAAAAGGTATGGGTCCAAATATTGATTATATTTACTGTGGTGGGTATGGTGTGGAATATGAGATTGAATGCTAGTGGAATGGGCAGTGGGAAATGAAGAATGGGTTTGGTGGGCATTTTCGGTATGAGGTCAAAGGTAGGGAGGATAGGTGTAACGGTGGACGCGGTGATGGGTATAATGGGTATGAATGGGTATCggcatcattggtgatatggaTAGTGAAAGGTGATGAAGGAAATGGGCTTGATAGATGTGGAAGCAAGGATATGAACAACATGGGAGAATGCAGGCAGGGAATCAGTGGACTGGATGATGGAGTTTAGTGAAAAATGGGTATAGGAATGATGGCCAGATTTGCATGGTTTCCATGCACGTGGATGGAAGGTGATCCTTAGCTTTTGACGGCTCCACACGTACTGATAAACTCTCTGTGAGCTTCAGCATTGAAGATGCAAAAGAACTTCATCAACCCAAGTTTAACCATCTCTTTTGGAGCTATGGGGGAATCTTGAATTGCGGTCTTGGTTGTAGGCGTGAGTATAGCCTATAGTTTTCAGCGAACCCCACATAACCACGGCCTGTACCCTGTATTCTGCACCATGAAGAGAAGCAAGACCCTCTGCTACATCCAAAGCAACTTTGATCCTTGTTGACCAAGTCAGTGTAGCACACACTAGGGTGACCATGCACACGCGGGAGCTGGGGACTTAAGAAGTGAATACTGGACATGGTATTCAAGTCCTCTGATCTTTGTTATGGTTCATTCAAGTAAATGACCCTTGCATCAAGTCAAATTTTCAGGCACAAAAATCTGACATCTCCAACTTTGTTCTCCTTTGTACAGAACAACTAAACTTGGGAGAATTATGTCCCTTCTCAAGATCATCAAAAGCAGCTGGAGGAAGCAGGCCACATCGAACTTCTGGATCCCCAAGGAATTCCCATCAAGACTCAGTTTGCAAACCCCATGCAGAATACAGTATCAAGTTCTCCGACATTTGTTCTGGAGGCTTTACAAATGAAGGACAAAAAACTGATGAGTGTGGGCTAGCTTCTTTCCTGATGTTCTCTTTATGGCAACGGGTCAACGAATTCAAAAGGCATGGAAGTGCACCGTTAATTATGTACTGGGTTTGCAAGATTGCTTTTGACAGCAAGTGTTCGTTTGTTGTTAGACAGTGCCGAGGATTGTGAGAGTCTCTACCACTTAGGAGCGATATCAATAGGAAAACCCATAACCAAATCATTGCAAATGGCTTCTGCATGCGGCCATAGACACTAGAAAGTATCTCCATAAGTACTgtacaaaaaaaatggtattcCTTATTGACGTCATCCAACAATTCTAATCTGATCATGCATATTGATAACACCTGTTATTGACCGGGGGGTGAAGAAGGTTCCGTGGCCTTAAGAAAAATAGGATTGATAGCCTCGTGCGCCAGGCTTTTCCAAACTTCCTTTGCCTTTTTGCTAGTGAAATCCTATGTCACCTTCACTCATTTCCGTCAACAACTGGAAGACGTCACGCGTGTCAAGTAAATAGGAGATAGAGAAAAGCGACAAAGGAATTAGGTTGTGATTTGTGTATAGAGGCATGACTGGGTAGGATCCATTGAAGGGACTTCGTGCATGGAATTAAGAGGATGGGTTTGGGTGAATATGGGAACAGGGTTTAGAGATAGAAGGGTAAGGATGGGTAAATTGGGTATTGGACAAGTGGTGATGTGGCCAGGTTTTCATAGTGTATCTTCCATGTAGCTTTCACCTTCACTAACAGCCATTTCCCAATGCCCACGCACACTGCTCAGCAACAGGAGGAGAAATATTTTCTCCCAAATGAGCATCATTGTACTGAATGAGCTTTTAAGTTGCCCCTGCCCACCGGGCTAAATAGATTGGTCAATGGCGTTTGTAGGATTCCCAATGGTGACCATCGCTTAAAGATCAGTCCAAGGAATGAGTCAAAATCTTCAACTGATCTTTCTTATAGCCTGTGATGTACACAGGCATATCCATTCATTATGATATCTCCTTCATAGCGACCCCCTCCATATATATCATTGAGTACATGACCATGCAACTCATTCTTCAATTTCAGAACAACCAGACCAATGCAAGCAGGAAAGACGTTAGTCAGAGATACTGAACTGGGTTCCCTTTTCTCTTGAAGAAATCACTGAAAACCTTCTATGGCATCGCTATATATTCATCCCCTTTCATACATAAACTTCAAGATGAAAGGCCGCAGGTATGTAATCCTCAAATTTGGGGGCATCCagaagtctctcaagcaaggcAAACCAAAACGAAGGACTCAAGAGGCATATCAGTCGCAACCAGCTCCaagtaaagaaagaaacaaaaccaGAATAGGGGAGATTGCATAAAGAAAATAGAGACAAACAATCTGGAGCAAGCTATATGGAGCTTGAAAATCAGGTGGGACATCAAAATAGATCCAAGGATAATGCCAATAGTAACAGGGTCTCTAGCAAAATCTCAAT comes from the Vitis vinifera cultivar Pinot Noir 40024 chromosome 12, ASM3070453v1 genome and includes:
- the LOC132254726 gene encoding uncharacterized protein LOC132254726, with the translated sequence MATNSSSSTSDIIISSSSSSHLPITAHKLNGQNYLQWSQSILMFIRGKEKDDYITGASAAPETTASTYKKWIAENNMVMSWLVNSMTADIGENFLSFDTAKEIWDTAKETFSDKENTSEIIQIEGILHDLRQGNLTVTEYFNTLTRLWRQLDTFEVHNWNCVTDGFLYKKIVEGKRVFKFLLGLNKNLNEIRGRIMGVKPLPSLREAFSEVRREEIRKNLMMGSHQQLNMAESSALKTQFAPFDNRQKIKGGRPWCDHCRKSGHSRETCWKIHGKPIDWKPRQPLEKEGRGNHVATDEQSPQPEASPFNKEQMEMLQKLLSPLLSVQSQTSSSSNQVIGSGTLAHKVRIADGSLSKVAGTGSAVLSRDLTLNSVLLVPNLDFNSSLSTHKLLVQTPNLSPNVIELLNFRTELNRLIFHGLRCPQISFKLQTFLNKLPRIGSWNGQWEMKNGFGGHFRYEVKGREDRCNGGRGDGYNGYEWVSASLVIWIVKGDEGNGLDRCGSKDMNNMGECRQGISGLDDGV